A stretch of Halichondria panicea chromosome 1, odHalPani1.1, whole genome shotgun sequence DNA encodes these proteins:
- the LOC135338057 gene encoding complement factor H-like yields the protein MSSTCENVGGVGTWKPDTNITCRDMPVNCSLPKKPSNGTIVNYESLNETVSEGTVLTYQCDNGLSLTGPNTITCTNAGVWSTEPEAIVCVLEYYISATLSTGAAIVISVIITFIVTLVTGFLTGLLVMHLCSRKKAAEGQANVGPTVPAGPVYEEVSPKMEIELYSNHASI from the exons ATGTCCAGTACGTGTGAAaatgtgggtggagtgggaaCTTGGAAGCCGGACACGAACATCACATGCAGAGATATGCCTG TCAACTGCTCTCTACCCAAAAAGCCATCCAACGGAACTATAGTGAACTATGAGAGTTTGAATGAGACAGTGtcggagggaacagtgctgacttaccagtgtgacaatggactctcactgactggacccaacaccatcacttgcactaatgctggtGTCTGGAGTactgagcctgaggcaatcGTGTGTGTACTTGAAT ATTATATTTCCGCCACCTTATCCACTGGTGCTGCTATCGTTATAAGTGTGatcatcactttcattgtgacTCTAGTCACtggattcctcactggactctTAGTGATGCACCTTTGCTCCCGTAAGAAGGCAGctgaaggacaagctaacgtaggacccactgtaccagctggtcctgtttatgaggaggtgtcacccaaaatGGAAATTGAGCTATATAGTAACCATGCAAGCATATGA
- the LOC135348435 gene encoding mucin-17-like — translation MMGEMEFLVQRCLLLCLYITSALGVAKASLMSNTSVACPGEAVLFTCSSPGTSLTWQVDLLSPAGTSLQSFFLPSQIGGRRTLGPGVIMFEAVLVSNDGGTLTSTLINLSEVSVLDDSNVTCTVTNNGPMSQQQTIMVAVVPTLPLNPSVSFIQNQLSSSIITLEWDPPSSTGGVSVSYVLTISQTPLSGSAVTMETTSTQITVSYNTPYNVTIRAVNCAGMSQESSIVDLIVCPTPSTATGVTITNTPPVTIGGSMLTFTCSGDNEVRTSTCGTSGWSPNPGTFDCSSPITDPPVTCGSPDAPSRGSVDINGGTPPFSLGSEVTYRCDEGLFPFDVRTSTCTDVGGRGEWVENPGSLMCRERPVNCTVPVEPCNGAIMDHERLNETVLEGTVLTYQCDNGLSLTGPNTITCTNAGVWSTEPEAIMCVLMTEVSTVASLSTSATVAISVVITFIVTLVIGFFTGLLVMHIFSRKKAVYFPATEGQSNVGPTAPTGPVYEEVSPKEEIELNTNQAYGPVGL, via the exons atgatGGGAGAAATGGAATTTCTTGTCCAAAGATGTCTCCTGCTTTGTCTCTACATAACATCAGCTCTAGGTGTTGCAA AGGCGTCTCTAATGTCGAACACGAGTGTAGCATGTCCTGGTGAGGCTGTTTTGTTCACATGCTCTTCGCCTGGTACTTCGTTGACATGGCAAGTGGATCTACTATCACCAGCAGGGACGTCACTGCAAAGTTTCTTCCTTCCCTCACAAATTGGTGGTCGAAGAACACTTGGACCTGGAGTGATCATGTTTGAGGCTGTTCTTGTGAGCAATGATGGTGGAACTCTGACATCCACTCTCATCAACCTcagtgaagtgtctgtactggATGATAGCAATGTCACCTGTACTGTTACTAACAATGGTCCTATGTCACAGCAGCAAACCATCATGGTTGCTG TTGTCCCAACACTTCCACTCAATCCAAGCGTATCCTTCATTCAAAACCAGCTCAGTTCGTCCATTATCACTCTGGAGTGGgaccctccctcctctactggtggtgtgtctgtcagctatgTTCTCACCATCTCCCAAACACCTCTCTCTGGGTCAGCAGTCACCATGGAGACCACCTCCACACAGATCACTGTTTCCTATAACACACCCTACAATGTGACCAtcagagctgtcaactgtgctGGAATGAGTCAAGAAAGTTCAATTGTGGATCTAA TTGTGTGCCCCACACCATCTACTGCTACTGGTGTGACTATCACCAACACACCTCCTGTCACTATTGGTGGATCCATGCTCACTTTCACTTGCAGTGGAGACAATGAAGTGAGAACCTCAACCTGTGGCACTAGTGGATGGTCTCCTAACCCTGGGACCTTTGACTGCAGCAGTCCGATTACAG ATCCCCCAGTCACCTGTGGCTCTCCTGATGCACCATCCAGAGGTAGTGTGGACATCAATGGTGGgacaccacccttctcactgGGTTCAGAGGTCACCTATCGCTGTGACGAGGGACTGTTCCCCTTTGATGtgaggaccagcacatgcactgatgtggggggtaggggagagtgggtggagaatcctGGGAGCTTGATGTGCAGGGAGAGACCAG tcaactGCACTGTACCTGTTGAGCCCTGCAACGGTGCTATAATGGACCATGAGAGGTTGAAcgagacagtgttggagggaacagtgctgacttaccagtgtgacaatggactctcattgactggacccaacaccattacttgcactaatgctggagtctggagcactgagcctgaggcaatcatgtgtgtacttATGACTGAag TTTCTACTGTCGCTTCCTTGTCCACTTCTGCAACTGTCGCTATCAGTgtggtcatcactttcattgtcactCTAGTCATTGGGTTCTTCACTGGACTGCTGGTGATGCATATTTTCTCTCGTAAGAAAGCAGTGTACTTCCCAGCAACTGAAGGACAATCTAATGTAGGACCCACTGCACCaactggtcctgtttatgaggaggtgtcacccaaagaggagattgaactcaacacaaaccaAGCATACGGACCagtaggactgtga
- the LOC135349196 gene encoding uncharacterized protein LOC135349196, translated as MFRKAQYSVSVERPCPMETVTFTCTAPGDSLRWSPSDVTSITILSSLGLNVPLMQSDYTVTLIAFNDTTLTSTLSRTAENGITVSCVELSIPTLTTIGSSTIRLVDPPGSPSTIRYSILSSSANEVSVSVQWDPPTEIGGRDDLTYTVTVSPPAQLSATVLTSTSVTVTAQYDVDYTVSVMATNCAGNSTTADYNFRIGKCPVLTNPMNGAFGPVSSRLSGSTVIIQCDTGYVSAVTMVTCEGTLMWSPDPEAIECTLLTTPTPTTPPPINCTASLPSPRNSIISDHSVPAFPGTQVTLQCDDELFPEGIMTATCLATGKWDEEIVCRGKCIHYLNIHL; from the exons atgtttcGTAAAgcacaatattcagtgagtgtggagagaccatgtccaatggaaacagtcactttcacctgcactgcTCCTGGAGATTCCTTGAGATGGTCACCATCAGATGTTACTAGCATCACTATCCTCTCCTCCTTGGGTCTCAATGTACCACTAATGCAGTCAGATTACACTGTGACACTGATTGCATTCAATGACACTACATTAACATCTACTCTGTCAAgaacagcagagaatgggatcactgtgtccTGTGTTGAGCTTAGTATACCTACTCTGACCACTATAGGATCTTCAACAATCCGATTGGTTG ATCCACCAGGATCACCTTCCACAATAAGATActccattctgagcagctcagCTAATGAAGTCAGCGTATCTGTGCAGTGGGACCCTCCAACTGAGAttggtggtagagatgacctcacctacacagtgaccgtctcacctccggcccagctctctgctactgtcctcacatccacctctgtcactgtgactgctcaatacgATGTGGACTACACTGTAAGTGTTATGGCTACCAAttgtgctgggaacagtacaactGCTGACTACAACTTTAGGATTG GTAAATGTCCTGTGTTGACCAACCCCATGAATGGAGCCTTTGGACCAGTCTCCAGCAGATTATCAGGATCCACAGTAATCATCCAGTGTGACACTGGGTATGTATCTGCTGTTACAatggtgacatgtgagggtacactaatgtggagtccagaccctgaggctattgagtgtacattactaaccacacctactcccACAACTC CTCCTCCAATAAACTGCACAGCTTCACTACCCTCACCACGGAATAGCATTATCAGTGATCATTCAGTACCAGCTTTTCCCGGTACACAAGTTACCCTCCAGTGCGACGATGAACTGTTCCCTGAGGGAATAATGACTGCTACCTGTCTAGCTACAGGAAAGTGGGACGAGGAGATCGTCTGCAGAGGCAAGTGTATTCATTACTTGAATATACACTTGTAA